One window from the genome of Pempheris klunzingeri isolate RE-2024b chromosome 7, fPemKlu1.hap1, whole genome shotgun sequence encodes:
- the dgcr8 gene encoding microprocessor complex subunit DGCR8, with protein sequence MEIDDVLPPLPLEPPDDFGQDEGRAPPPPPLQTSSDAEVMDVSSGGDGYTYTPGDGEAQPQQPLSMGSITFCSHLSDEANPSPPCPRTARHAPPVTKFLPDLKLLRDVKISVSFTESSSSKDRKVLYTGEGQEGGSDDGLDSLNGELHDSTSEQEVAEGSSGAGNIAGRSSEEAEVDLENKVEFAVLDELDDFYENFLDHDDGEHGGFKSEVIVQQEQADDEAVTYSYEEEFDNDVDALLEEGMPVPKKMRPAEDKYGGDSDHQSDGEGGVQPMMTKIKTVLKSRGRPPTEPLPDGWIMTFHNSGIPVYLHRETRVVTWSRPYFLGTGSIRKHDPPTSSIPCLHYKKMKEQEEKELNGEVTTNAHLSPAKPGEEPNGEERAGTSKVTAEEQDGMPPSSLADGVPDGEGTSNNILQTKEPQPFDTAQGALGQVKAKVEVCKDESMHLEDFRVYLEKCFDFEQVTVKKFRTWAERRQFNRDMKRKQAESERPILPANQKLITLSVQDAPTKKEFVINPNGKSEVCILHEYMQRVLKVRPVYNFFECENPSEPFGASVIIDGVTYGTGTASSKKLAKNKAARATLEILIPDFVKQTSEEKPVEGDELEYFNHISIEDSRVYELTNKAGLLSPYQILHECLKRNHGMGDTSIKFEVIPGKNQKSEYVMTCGKHTVRGWCKNKRVGKQLASQKILQMLHPHVKNWGSLLRMYGRESNKMVKKESSDKSVIELQQYAKKNKPNLHILNKLQEEMRKLATQREETRKKPKMTIMESAQPGSEPLCTVDV encoded by the exons ATGGAGATAGATGATGTTCTACCCCCTCTCCCCTTGGAGCCACCTGATGATTTTGGCCAAGATGAGGGCAGagcacctccaccacctcccctGCAAACGTCCAGTGACGCAGAGGTAATGGACGTTAGCTCTGGTGGTGATGGATATACATACACCCCAGGGGACGGGGAAGCCCAGCCACAACAGCCCCTCAGCATGGGCTCAATAACTTTCTGTAGCCACCTCTCAGATGAGGCCAATCCCAGCCCACCGTGCCCCAGAACAGCCCGCCACGCTCCCCCGGTCACCAAGTTTCTACCAGACCTCAAGCTGCTCAGAGACGTTAAGATCAGTGTAAGCTTCACTGAAAGCAGCAGTAGCAAAGACAGGAAGGTTTTGTACACAGGTGAGGggcaggagggaggaagtgatgaCGGCTTAGACAGTCTGAATGGTGAGTTGCATGACTCGACTAGTGAGCAGGAGGTAGCTGAGGGTAGCTCTGGTGCAGGAAACATAGCAGGCAGAAGTTCAGAGGAGGCTGAGGTAGACCTGGAAAATAAGGTAGAGTTTGCTGTCCTGGATGAGTTGGACGACTTCTACGAGAACTTCCTGGATCATGACGATGGGGAGCATGGCGGCTTTAAGTCTGAGGTCATAGTTCAGCAGGAGCAAGCAGATGACGAGGCCGTGACATACTCCTATGAG GAGGAGTTTGACAATGATGTCGATGCTCTGCTGGAGGAGGGCATGCCGGTCCCAAAAAAGATGCGTCCGGCAGAAGACAAATACGGTGGGGACAGTGATCATCAGTCAGATGGCGAAGGAGGTGTTCAGCCCATGATGACCAAAATTAAGACTGTCCTGAAGA GTCGGGGGCGTCCACCCACTGAGCCTTTACCTGATGGATGGATCATGACATTCCATAACTCAGGCATTCCAGTCTACCTGCACAGAGAGACCAGAGTGGTTACCTGGTCCAGACCCTACTTCCTTGGGACCGGCAGTATTAGG AAACATGACCCTCCTACCAGCAGCATCCCTTGCCTACACTACAAGAAAATGAAGgaacaggaggagaaggagcttAATGGGGAGGTGACAACTAACGCACACCTGTCTCCAGCCAAACCTGGTGAGGAGCCCAACGGTGAGGAGAGAGCAGGCACGTCAAAGGTTACGGCTGAGGAGCAGGACGGCATGCCACCCTCCAGTCTGGCTGACGGTGTTCCAGATGGAGAGGGCACCTCGAATAACATCCTGCAGACTAAGGAGCCCCAGCCCTTTGACACTGCCCAAGGAGCCTTAGGACAAGTCAAGGCCAAGGTGGAGGTCTGCAAGGACGAGTCCATGC ATCTTGAAGACTTCCGTGTGTACCTGGAGAAATGCTTTGACTTTGAGCAAGTTACTGTGAAGAAGTTTCGTACCTGGGCAGAGCGAAGGCAGTTCAACAGAGACATGAAAAGGAAGCAGGCAGAGTCAGAGAGACCTATCCTGCCTGCCAACCAGAAACTCATCACACTGTCAGTCCAAGATGCACCTACTAAGAAAG AGTTTGTCATCAACCCTAATGGAAAGTCTGAAGTTTGCATCTTGCATGAATATATGCAACGTGTCCTAAAGGTTCGACCTGTTTACAACTtttttgaatgtg AGAACCCAAGTGAACCCTTTGGAGCGTCTGTCATTATAGATGGAGTGACGTACGGCACAGGAACTGCAAGCAGTAAAAAACTTGCCAAGAATAAAGCTG CTCGAGCCACACTGGAAATCCTCATCCCTGACTTTGTGAAGCAGACCTCAGAGGAGAAGCCTGTGGAGGGCGATGAACTGGAG TATTTTAATCATATCAGTATAGAAGACTCGAGAGTTTATGAGCTGACCAACAAAGCAGGACTACTTTCGCCATATCAGATTCTTCATGAGTGCCTTAAAAG AAACCATGGAATGGGAGACACCAGCATTAAATTTGAGGTGATCCCAGGGAAAAACCAGAAGAGTGAATATGTGATGACTTGTGGGAAGCATACTGTGCGTGGCTGGT GCAAGAATAAGAGGGTCGGAAAACAACTAGCATCTCAGAAGATCTTGCAGATGCTTCATCCACATGTCAAGAACTGGGGCTCACTGCTGCGCATGTACGGCAGAGAGAGCAATAAGATGGTCAAGAAG GAGAGCTCTGACAAGAGTGTGATCGAGCTCCAGCAGTATGCCAAAAAGAACAAGCCAAACCTTCATATCTTGAATAAACTGcaagaagaaatgaggaaacTGGCCACACAGAGG gaggagaccaggaAGAAACCCAAGATGACCATAATGGAGTCTGCCCAACCAGGAAGTGAACCACTCTGCACTGTTGACGTTTAA